GTGGGAGTACTcacagcttcttggatgaagctGTGGCAAGGAGGCTTGGGTGTGAGGTAAGCCTGTCCCATCCCCTATTAGTAACGGTTGTCAACGACAACAAGGTGATGAGTCAGTCGTCTTGTAAGGGTTTTTGCTGGGAGATGAACGGAGAAAAAATTTCAACAGATCTGAGGTTGCTCAAGTTAGGGGGTTGTGATGTAGTgttgggggtggattggatgaagggagttAGTCCAATCAGCTTCGATTTCAATAAGATGGAGGTGACTTTCGAGAAGGATGGCAACAAAAAGGTCCTAACGAGCAATCTGGAGGTGGGAGTGTGTAATGTCATCTCAGGTAAACGGCTGCGAAGAATGTCCAGGGGTAGATTTCCAAAGGTGGCTCAACTCTTCTCCCTCCATGCAGTGGAAATTTCGATGAAACCCCTAAACAAGGAGGAGAGATATGTGTGGTGGTCAGCAATAAGACATCCAGCCAAAGAAAGGTACAAGAACTAGACTCTCTTAATCTACTTTTGATTGAGTATAAGGACCTCTTTGTTGAACCCCACTTCCTTCCACCCAAAAGAGCTTTTGATCATTCTATTAACCTAAAACCTCAAGTCGAGCCTGTGAACCTAAGATCATACCGATACTCCCCTAAATAGAAATCTGAAATTGAGCTACTTATCAAAGATATGTTAAGCAAATCTATCATCCAGCCCAGCAACAGTCCTTTTGCCTCGCCTATTTtgcttgttaaaaaaaaatatggttcatggagattttgtgttgattacCGACAACTAAACTCCataaccatcaaagacaagtttcccatacctATAGTAGAAGACTTACTTGATGAACTTAAGCATGCCATTGTTTTTACCAAATTAGATCTTAGGtcgggttatcatcaaattcggATGAAACCCGAAGATATTCACAAAACGGCCTTCAAGACTCAtcaagggcattatgaatttcTTGTAATGTCTTTCGGTTTGACTAACGACCCGGCTACTTTCCAATCCTTGATGAATTGAATCTTTGAACCCTACCTCTGCAAATCCATTTTGgtgttttttgatgatattctaatcTACGGCCCTTCCTTTGATCAGCACATCTACCATCTAAAAGTCACCTTTGAGGTCCTTAGGTTCAATCAATTGTATATTAAAGAGTCAAAATGTGCCTTTGCTCAAGAACAAGTGGAATACTTAGGCCACATCATATCTAAAAGAAGAGTGAGCACGGATCCTAGCAAAGTGGCAGCCATGTTAGGCTGGCCACAACCTACCAATGTAAGGGGGCTTAGGGGATTTCTGGGGCTAACTGGCTATTACCGTCGGTTTGTCTAAAACTATGGAATCATCAGGTGACCCCTGACTGAATTATTGAAGAATGATGGGTTCCATCGAAGTCAAGAGGCAGAAAGAGCATTTGTAGACCTTAAGCAAGCTGTCAGCAATGTTCCCACGTTAGGTTTGTCAGGATTTTAGCAAACCCTTCATACTTGAAACGAATGCATGTGCTAGTGGAATTGGGGCTGTGTTGGTTTAAGAGGGCAAACCCCTAGCTTTCTTGAGCCAAGCCTTGGCACCTAAGTACCTAGGATTAAGtatatatgagaaggagttgCTGGTTGTATTGATGGCAGTGGATAAATGGCGCCACTATTTGGAAGGAGGCACATTTATGATCAAAACAGACCATGAAAGTCTGAAATTTTTATTGCAACAACGGCTGAACACTCATTTACAACAAAAGGGAATGACAAAACTAATGGGACTGACTATTCCATTCAATAtagaaaagggaaggaaaacaAGGCAGCAGATGCCTTGTCGCAGTGTTTTGAAAAGGGTCAAACGGCTGCTTTAACTGTGGTGGTCCCAGATTGGTGCCAAGAAGTTAATGCAAGCTATGAAGCAGATGGGACAGCTAAAGAATTGCTGCAGCAGTTAGTGGTCAACCCAACTGCTAAACCAGGGTATACCTTGGTAAATGGCATCATCAGGTATCAGGGAAGGATGGTTTTGGGAAATGACAGAAGACTCAAACACAAGGTGATTGACGCTTTGCACAATTCACCTATGGGCACAATTCACCTATGGGAGGACATTCGGGCATTGTCAATACTTATCATAAGGTGAGACAACTCTTTCAATAGCCAGGATTAAAGAAGGATGTTATGGAATTTGTAATGGGGTGTGACACTTGCAAGAGGTGCAAAACAGAAAATGTGGCCTATCCGGGACTATTGTAGCCATTGAACGTTCTAGGGGGGCCTTGGGAGAGCATctccatggacttcattgaaAGACTTCCAAGGTCAAAAGGTAAGGATTGTATTATGGTAATAGTAGATAGATTCACCAAGTACAACCACTTTGTGGGGCTGTCTCATCCATATACTGCCAGAGAAATTGCTAAAATCTTCATGGATCAGATAGTAGCATTGCATGGAATGCCCAAGGCTATAGTATCAGACAGGGATAAGATTTTCACTAGCCTGCTTTGGAAGGAGCCAATGCGACTATTGGGAGTCAAGTTGAACATGTCAACCGCCTATCACCCAGAATCGGATGGGCAAACGGAAAAGGTAAACCAAAGCGTAGAAATGTACTTGAGATGTATATGCTTCCTGCAACCAAAATCATGGCACAAGTGGCTGGCCACTACTCAATGGTGGTAGAATTCTTGCCACCATAGTGCCATCAAAAGGTCTCCTTTTGAAGCACTTTATGGTTACAAACCACCACTACTTCTGGCGGTTGGAGAGACATCCTCAGTGGCGACCCAAGATATCTACCTCCAGCAAAGGCAGCAGGCTCTACAAGTGATCAAGATCGAGCTGGCCAATTCCAAGAACCGAATGAAACAATTCGCGGATGGAAAGAGAAGTGACAGGCCCTTCCAAGAAGGGGAAAGTGTCTACTTGAAATTACACCCAAGGCATCTGAAATCCCTATCTCTAGGACCTCTCTCAAAGTTGCAACCCAAATGCTATGGTCCATTCCTCATAACTGCTAGGGTGGGTAGTGTGGCTTACAAACCACAGCTTCCAGAGAATTCTAACATTCATCCAGTATTTTATGTTTCGCTTCTCAAGAAATCAGTGTCCAAACAAGAAGTCAGACCCACCCTGCCTAATTCTATACAAAGTGAGGTGTAGCCTAAAGAACCCCGGGCCATTCTGGATAAAAGAGTGATCTACAAGCATGGAGTCCCCCATTCCTCAAGTATTAGTCAACTGGTTGGGTCTACACTCGGATAATAATACTTGGGAATACCTCCCAAATCTACTAATCAGTTTCCACAAGCGGCAAGCCTCCTtagtatttcttgaggacaagaaaattttgatgagGGGGGTATTGTCATGTAATAACCTGCTGTAAGGGGAGTTTGTTGTAATTAACTATAGTTAAGGGGTAAAACAGAGCTATGGTAGTAGCTAGCTATGAGGGTTGTACTAAATTAGTTGCTGCATTAGCAACAGGTACATTCTCATGCATGTGAGCGGTTACAACTCACAGGAGGATAAAAATCCAGCTATATATAGTGTTGAATTCCCTCCTACGGTTTTGTACGAGATAACAGAgaatcttttgtttcttctctctctctcttccctttctttctGCATAAttcccttctctttctttctgttcCCTTCATTCCTATTCTATTGTTTGATTAGAAACTGTTGTCTGCTTCGGGAAGCTGACACCAGCCTTGCTCTCTCAACCTCTCAATCAATCCCAAGCCACAAGATAGAAACAAAGAAACTTTCTCGGAATGAAGCACACACGCTGCCTTGCCTCacgatccctatttatagactatagGGTTATGAGTTGCAATAACTAACCAACTACCCGACTGATCGGAACTAACTAAATCGGTCAGCTGcccttctagaaacataccTTCTAGAAGAATACTTATTCTAACCATAGAACAGAAAAGGGAACATACAAATGCCAGCATACATGAACTAACTGCTTACACATATAATCCTAATCTAGTACAAAAGTCATAACATAAGAgattagaggaaagaaaaaattatagtagAACACATTGCAAAATTATaggaaaacaattagtttcttctattttttttgcaattagaagaaagaaaaaacatacaGCATATCACAGAAAAAAATAGTGACAGAAAAATAATTAGgttcttttaaattgcaaaagaaattagcagagagaaaaaaaatcagtagagcatacaatgaaaataattgtttCTTAACAATTAGTTTATTCTAAATTGCaacagaaattagaaaaaagaaaaaaaaaaattgaagtagagCACACAACAACAAACAATTACAACAAAGAACTAGTTTATTCTAAATCCagtaaattgcaaaagaaattagaaggaagaaaggaaaatgaagcaGAACATAGGCATTAGTAGTTCTCCAACAAGTGAACATCAGTGCCAAAGGATCCTAGTGGTGAGCGGGAGATCCAGCAGACCTTTGACTTACACTGCTTGGTTTGTCTCTCACCAATATACAAGAATATGCAATCAAATCAATATAAGGCATGCATGCCTTATGCACCTTGCACCTTGCACCTTGTAATAGGCGCGCCTTGTGTGCCTAGGCAGTGCCTCAAGCATGGCTGTGTGCCACAGTGGTGATGAGGCACGCAGAGCTGCACCTCTGCGTTTTGTGCTGAGGGCAACTCTGACAACTATGGGGTTGATTTTGcttaaaaataatcttatttttttatacctCTCCTTTACGGCAGAAGTTCTAAATTTATGCTTTTACTTTACAGCAGAAAATAGTTTTCGTAATTTTTGCCAAACACTGTAAAAAAATGCTCATAAGCACTTTTGTCCCATAAAACACCTTTTTGCCTTCCCACTGCACAGCCAAATAGAATACCACCAACAGTAAAAAGCTATTGAAATTCTGTCAACCTGTCTGCGTCTGTAGGAATTCACTTCATTTTGCGAGGCAATGGACCTTGTGCCTGAAGAGGAGCTAGAATCTGCACAAACTGGTCCAAATTCTTTTGCAGACCGGAGGGCTAAGAAGGTTTAAGTGCTGAACCTCAGTTTTATTACTCCAAATTCTACATGAGTGATGATTATCGTTTTGATTATCTTAGCAACTAGTGACTTGAGGTTCCATGGGTTTGGAAACTTGCATTTACTTAAGTGCTGATTCTTCTTTGTGATGCCTCAGATTGCTCGCTTCAAGCGGCAAAGAGATGCAGAGTCAAAGCTGCTGGAGATAAAGGAGCGGAAGGAGCGACGTGGGCGTTCAACTAAAGCATCTGCTTTATCTACACCTGTGGAGACTGGGGAGGAAGATgtgtcagatgatgatggagaagaagagagggaggtCAGTGGTTATCTCTGTTAATTATGTTTATGTGTCGAGAAAAGATttaacttaaacccaaatatatacTTTAATTATTGGTTGTTTCTTATCTTCTTTGAGAATAAATTGATTCACAAATTGACAATATCATTTAGATTGTGTAATTACAAAAACCTACCTAAGGTTTTCTATCATTAACTTTCCTGTGTAAGTTGCTGTTCGTTAAACTATGTACTGACAGTTTGCATATTCATTTCTTAGCTGGAGTACCAAAGACCCATATAGTAAATGTGGTCATTATGCATTGCTCTTTCATCTAGTAAATGTGGTCATGGTAGGATTCAAATTTTGAACCATGAACGATGAACTGGTTTCAGTTGATTAATTACTTCATTTATTTTATCCATAGTAAAGTCCTTTATTGTGTCTAAAGTGTGTTGAACATATTTGGTTGTCTTGTTCACTTTTGCTTTCCCTGAAATCACTAtattgctttttcttttttcctttttggcaGGCATGGCTCACTACAATCTCTCTAGCTATTTGTAAGGTTGGTTTTATAACTTTTTTGTGCTTTATACACGAAATTTTCCATATTGACTATTTTTAGAAGTTCACTACAACCGTTTTCCATGAAATCATGTTATAGGCTTTTGATCTTCTGGAGATgttaaagaaagaagaagagatgctTTCAGCTATTAAGGAAACGCAACTACAGGTATACTTGCATTTAAGTTGAGGCAGCACAAATTATGTTTATGCACTCTTGTTTTTCCCGATAAATAAACTTTTGTAGAAGTATTTGATGCTGCTTTGAAGAACATACAATTTTCCATGTGGATTTACCACAATGGAGTCAGTGTTCATTTCAAAACACATGCACTGAaacaaagtataaaaattattctagGTTGAAAATACATATCCTTTTTGTGcaagaatgaaaatgaaaaattattgaTATCTCAGGTTTTGAGTAGAGGACTACACTAGCAAGTTAGGTCTGTATTTTTGTTATACCTCCCATTCCCTGGTGTTAACTGGATTCTCCATTATGATTTCCTCTATTTaaacaacatatttttatttgagtGTAAATGTGGCTTCTCTGTTTCAATTATGTCATAACCAGCAATGTTGACACCTATCATGAAGTAGGGAACATTCATGGCCTCAATTTTTGTTGCACTGGGCGGGATAAAAATTTAGATGGTCCAAATTCTGaatgaattatatttaaacTTGTTCATACTTCGTAGCATAATAGATGTGTCCGAGTGTCCGAGAATATAATTTTGTCATCGGTACGTTGTTTGTGAATGATGAGGTTCCTTGTCTATTTTGAGCTATTGTCAATGAACAAGAGTCGGTTGTCACCAACTAAACATTACTTTTAGGTTTTTTTAGTGAATACAAATAGAAGCCTAGCAGTTCTGGCTTAAGCAAAGATGCCACGAGAATAGGGTTGGAAAAGGTTAGACAGTATAATCTAAAAGATTACAAAACCAATTTAACATATTGCAACATGGTTTTGCTTCTGGGGATTCCTTTTGATATTGTTGTTACAtttatttgtttcttgtttATTGTTGCTCCATCTTTTTTTCTCCACTGttatttttctgattttcttcTTGGACAGCTTAACAGTCTCTTTCTATGTAATCACGTATACTTGGTTGAACTTTACTGTCAATTCTTTGCCTTATCCATGGGGATCGCTATTCTGTGTTCATCTTTTTAGTGATCTCAGTAACTTGTGATTCTTCCAGGGAGGGGAAAAAGAGATCGCGCAGGCTATTCTTGATGAGCGCACCAAGAGAGCAGAAGCTTGGCATCGAGATGCAGCGGCTCGAGCTCCACATGCTAGACCGGCACAACCGATTACTTGCGCTGCTTTTGCTCAAGATGTTTTAGAAGGAAGAGCTGACATTTCACAAGCACATAACCATAAACACCAGCCTATAATTTTCGGACCTGCAAGTCTTGTGAGTGGAAACCTATCAACTGAGAGGGAAAGGATGGCGGCCCAAGTTTTCCAACCTGGTTACAGGTTTGTTTCCATGCTGTTCAAACTAACAGTTCAGAAGGGTGTAAAGGGAATCCAACAAAAGAATAATATTGTCGTGATCACTTATTTCtccctgttttttttttttttttttgtttatttggaataaatagATTGCCAACCATGAGCATTGAGGAAGCCGGCTTAAgggagatggagatgatgaaCAAATTCCAGGAGAGAAATGCCAAGCTTATGCAAGAAGCCAATTCATCATGGTACAAGGATGGCCCAAAGTTGAGGCCcagtgaggaagaagatgaagacgatGATGCAGCCCAAGAAAAGGCAAGGGCGTGGGACGACTGGAAGGACGATAATCCTCGGGGCGCAGGTAACAAGAAGCTTACCCCCTGTGGGTAAACTCTAgcaggtgtgtgtgtgttttttttttcgtttGTCCTGCAAATAATCTTTTATAATCGAAACCAGGAGGTACCGTACTGTCTCATCCACCAAGAATTTTCTTCTCCAGCCCATGGATATTTTTGTCAGCATGCTAGTGCTATCCcaattaatacaatatttaattttcatgtaTAGTCTTAGGGGGGGAACAGTTAATGTCGATGGGAGCTGGCATGAATGAGAGTTGCTGCTTGGATGTTGTTTTGTATCTACAACTAGGGGTATCCGTGAGTTATAAATTATTGGTGTTTTGTTACTTAAcgattttgtaataaaatagaGACTATTAGCTAGTAATTTTATCTGAGCTTTTAGCAATTTGTATTGAATAAGACATGTAACCATGAACGGCTCTGATTGTCCCCCCCCTATTCAGAATGTTGTTTAATTCGCTTTGCTCATCCTTTAGTTGGTGAAGGGAAGAGATGCGGAGTCTCAGATTCTTTTGGGGGGTTTTCTCGAGAAGAGATGGGAAACATGCTCAATATCATTTGATTGAATAGTTGATCCAGTCTTTTCTAGTTTGAAGAAACCCTCCACTTCAATTGGTATTTTTTCACGAAAAGCAGACATGagataacaataatatattaaaacttTTATCTCAATCGGAGCTTGACCATAgctttttgtttataattttatatattttgtatggcTCTATTAActtatattatttcttaaaagcTTATTTCTTAAAAGTTTGTAACATCTCAACTTTTTAGTAGGAATTAatcttagagtgtgtttgattacatatatttttatgaaaaatatgtaattattatatattttttataaaaaataatcaaatattcttaattttttcatgaaaaaatatatatggtataatcatttaaagtttttttttatagaatttattttataaatgggtgagatgatttttgttttctaggtaatattacctagaattaaattttaagtaacGTAATCAAACATACTTTTATTGTATTacaaatattcatattttaacttttaatttattttttatttaaccgcacatttattgttatattttcatCTTTGTTTTGCATGCCGGTACTTTAATCCAACAATCTATCTTATTCTATACCACAAAGTTAGTTTTatagaaattttctttttattccaaAAAAAGTTCAGTTATCACATAAAATGCGTgatgtactttatttttaacaatgaATGATATTTCCATTAATCAAGGAGATAAATTCAAGATATCATAACTGATTTTTTTATGGAGATGAAGTATCATTTCTACGACTTCAAAGTGGCGCTGGCTATGATTCTCGCCATAATTAATAGTTTTGTCCTTAAATAGTACCTGCACGAGTTCGGAAATTAAGCCTTGTGTGACTGCTGAGTGAAAGGAGCGAAGAGATTAGAAATAGCCGCACGTCTTGGCTTGCCATTCCTCACCGGAACTTGGATACATACAGCTGGAGCCAGGATCTTCGTTTTTTTAATAAGGTCCTCAGAAACCTCGTCTTTATTGCAACATTATTGGGTTTAATCTGCCAGTCCTGTCTCTGTTGTTGAAACCTCAAAGCCTCTTCAGAATTTCACTCATCTAAGCGCCTGCTGCCGACAAATTTGACTAATCACAACCCTGCTGCCCTGCTCTTGGACAGAAGGGCTTTTCCAGATCACTCACTGATGATGCCAACCTTTTGCTTGGTGTTGTGCTTCAACAATTGCAATTTGGACAGTGATTCAGGGATTTTGTGGATTTTTAGGTTTTAAGTAAGGTGTCAAGTTTTGATTAGTTTAGTAaatgtcaaatattaaattttggttagtctaattaataaaatactaatacttaaaaatagatttaaacatCCAATAAATCCACCAaattttgttcttgaaatttagGTTGGCTGTATTAAAGCTTTCACTTAAACCCACCAATAAAGTGTATTCGTCTATAAAGATTTTAACTCATGAAGCCGCTATAATTGTAGGTACTTTGATTTCTAAATCAAATTCCACAAGGCTATTTGAGCTGAAGGAAGAAACTGAAGGATTGCAAAAAGCAGGGCCAATACAGAACTTTCCAGTTGTGAATGCTTTGAATTGCACGAAACGGGATGGAAAACTGGGATATGCTATTACTAGCGgtatgagaaaaaaagaaagaaagaaagaaaagaataatgattttttgttCTAGTTGATAGTGCGATTATACGAAATGTTCAGTATATTTTTAATTGGTTTTaacaataattgtaattgttAAAACCAACAACTCTGTTAATTGTGCTATGAGTGTAGGAGAGAACTGGGTTTTGGTACTTGAATGGGCTTCAGAAGGGAAAGCAAAAATTTAGAAAGACGCAACCAAAGGGCTGATTATCAAGAATAGTCTGCAATCCATCATCTTCCAACTGTATGGAATTAATCCAATCCATCCAGTTTGTTAGCTTCACCCTGCTTCTCACTTTCCATTAAGACACAAACCATTTTATTGCAGCAATCCATCGGAGTGCGCCCAATCAATCAAGTAACTCAATTACTTCAAATCACAAACAACAGAGAAACCATATTTGCATACGTATAAGCCTGTAGAATCCGCAGGTGTGCAGTAGTGTATTAAGGCGTAGCAGAAGAAGGGCCTTGCCAAAGAACAGTGTAGAGAAAATAACTATATAATGTACCTTGAGATTCATACAGAAGGCTTCAATTTTTTGTCAGGAGAAAACAGGGGATATTACAATTTGATTGCCCGGcagattggattggattggttTCACAAGCAAGCTGCAGTGCTAGAGGATTGATTCAACCGTCGATGCATTTGAAGCCTCTGCAAATCCACAACCAGATGGCGAACAGGATAAAGCACACGATCAAGTCCAGAGACAATACCACCCAAACATGCTTCTTCCAAACGTGCTTCGCCTTCTGGTGCGGCGAATCGTTGACGAACAATCCGCTCTTCGAAAAGTCTCGGCTCAAAATAACGCCGTTGTCGTCGCACACGTCCACCTTGTTCTCCGCCAATCCGTCCTTGCTCTCGCCATTCGCGTCAACGCCAAacaacctcttcttcttcttcttcttgatcatTACCAGGCACTTCGACGTCGAATCGCCACTGAGCAGCGGCACCGAGAAACTCCCGGCGTGGCCGTGCTTCGGCGCGTCCGGCGGCGACTCCATCTCCGTCGCCGGCGCTGGCGTGAGCAGCTGGTGGAAAACTGGATTGAATTCGCCCTGAAAAGAGTGCGAACTCAAATCCCCGGCGCTCTTGACTCTGATCTCACGGAAGGCGTCCCTGACGCTCCTCAGAAAACACAGAGCCTCGGACGTCTCGAGAGCGTCGTCGTAGATCGTGAAGTAGATGAGGGGATCATCGAGGAGGAAGGTGAAGGTCCTCTTGCGGACGGTGTGAGAGAATGTGGCGTGAAACTGGGGGGCTTTCTCGAGGCATCTGGAGGCGAGATCGGCGAGATCGGCGTCCCGGCAATTGAATTCCGCGAGGATCGTCGTCCCCTTGGAAACGCAGGCGTAGAGGATCAAATTCGGATTCGAAATCATGAttccgaagaagaagaagaagaagacggcACCACATTCAGAGCCAGATTGAATCCGAAGGGAAGGGGACCGATCGATCAGCGGTAATTCATGCCCGCAATGGTGGAATCTCGAGGAAGGAGGAGGCTAGGCTaggcttggcttggcttggcgTGCTGGTGCTGGAGATCGCTGGAGGTAAATCTAGGGAGAGAGCATTGGGACCGTCGGATTGGGAAGAATCAAAGGCGGAGATTGGAAGAAGCAGTTGATCTGGACGGGAAATGCGGAGctgtggaggaggaggaggaggaggagatagGCATTTTCCATTATCGTATCTATTTCCCCCAAGAATTTAGCATTCCAATTGCCCAATCTCCATCTCTTATTTTCCGCTTCTCTGCTTGCTTACttctcctttattttattttcaataataataacaacaataattatgTTGTTATCAttctaattattttaacaaaaatttattaaataactggtgtaaaataaattaaaataattaaacaaatttaattcattcttaaatatttttttttagaat
This genomic stretch from Diospyros lotus cultivar Yz01 chromosome 1, ASM1463336v1, whole genome shotgun sequence harbors:
- the LOC127788809 gene encoding PP2A regulatory subunit TAP46, whose product is MEEMPLPSLFEQARRIHVTASESGADQEMVRRGCKALRQCDDMISKLGLFSANETKDDISTTNLKYLLVPYYLAELTEKTAEGDRIQIVKASQAKLKEFTSFCEAMDLVPEEELESAQTGPNSFADRRAKKIARFKRQRDAESKLLEIKERKERRGRSTKASALSTPVETGEEDVSDDDGEEEREAWLTTISLAICKAFDLLEMLKKEEEMLSAIKETQLQGGEKEIAQAILDERTKRAEAWHRDAAARAPHARPAQPITCAAFAQDVLEGRADISQAHNHKHQPIIFGPASLVSGNLSTERERMAAQVFQPGYRLPTMSIEEAGLREMEMMNKFQERNAKLMQEANSSWYKDGPKLRPSEEEDEDDDAAQEKARAWDDWKDDNPRGAGNKKLTPCG
- the LOC127788816 gene encoding phytolongin Phyl2.2, which codes for MISNPNLILYACVSKGTTILAEFNCRDADLADLASRCLEKAPQFHATFSHTVRKRTFTFLLDDPLIYFTIYDDALETSEALCFLRSVRDAFREIRVKSAGDLSSHSFQGEFNPVFHQLLTPAPATEMESPPDAPKHGHAGSFSVPLLSGDSTSKCLVMIKKKKKKRLFGVDANGESKDGLAENKVDVCDDNGVILSRDFSKSGLFVNDSPHQKAKHVWKKHVWVVLSLDLIVCFILFAIWLWICRGFKCIDG